A DNA window from Bombus vancouverensis nearcticus chromosome 6, iyBomVanc1_principal, whole genome shotgun sequence contains the following coding sequences:
- the Slip1 gene encoding SLo interacting protein 1 isoform X2 translates to MDFVILKVNGQDVSNSSHEDAVRCFQSAQEPIIVEVLRRQPTQQQQQQQHSQRTGWKEQESRSTEPEKEWERTAEGGNKRDQHAINTCPNLVSTAVQTDWAGLLETEEEELLPVVDEQPNDSFEDFLAHDIDFEEVTLRKAGSAEKLGLTVCYSSGSGSEDADTEVYISEIVPESLAARDGRLREGDQILRVNGKDVANKEQTENLFAETKNAVTILVSRCLYQGSPLLSPDHLPSYQNSLIEQLIRQQQQQTEERTKDTEEDCSTLRPPPPPPPPVPCHTLGHQANNNTPSSSCSSQTSQKSSGRNAASPARHADHDRKQWMQETLKDCSKKMEGLCVRGQSQTGCGGGGGGGGTIAVRLADAYSNHVWSETEHIYETIPESDSEPIYSSPYEHHRHWHHANHTSSVVATAQPTITTVPPPPTTIVSTIAIAITTTANTTTSNTVIQYSQNQANQSGRWYCSSKSNSSGEEKDSSSAYNTGESCNSNPLTLELQRGERDHHKSTLVLCPPKALAVQQQQQQQQQQRLGCTCPAFTNRQTRNQSNKRGSSSHYYRDRATDPTNLPADTMYTNMANLQQTMLLQQQLFKQALDRRNSTIGGSRESSSVTAVAAGGTAKKSRSHGNFQAPNLTRYQFVGSQQVCASSSWIPPEDKANDVQMEWKVKRRADGTRYIARRPVRNRILRNRAIKISEERAGHSTEDDTMSEVKVGRYWTKEERKRQLERARERKQRQQELQLQQQQQQQLQQQQQQQQQQLQMQQTNELLTCEHGEHEKLPKKPLNIVELSHKKMARKKNTLDDFTTVQEMLVHGNRIGSAGGPGTGGKLMGLLSVTTV, encoded by the exons GTAAATGGTCAAGATGTATCGAACTCGAGTCACGAAGACGCAGTGCGTTGCTTTCAATCGGCCCAAGAACCGATCATCGTCGAGGTATTGCGACGACAGCCAActcaacagcaacaacagcaacagcataGTCAGCGAACCGGATGGAAGGAACAGGAGAGTCGAAGCACAGAACCGGAGAAAGAATGGGAGAGAACGGCCGAAGGTGGCAATAAACGCGATCAACACGCGATCAACACCTGTCCGAATCTGGTGTCGACCGCGGTACAGACCGACTGGGCCGGACTTCTCGAGACCGAGGAAGAAGAACTGCTGCCGGTCGTCGACGAGCAGCCAAACGACAGTTTCGAGGACTTTCTCGCGCACGACATCGATTTCGAG GAGGTGACGTTGCGGAAGGCGGGCAGCGCCGAGAAGCTAGGACTCACGGTGTGTTACAGTTCCGGATCCGGCAGCGAAGACGCCGACACCGAGGTCTACATCTCGGAAATAGTTCCTGAAAGTCTGGCAGCGCGCGATGGCCGATTGCGAGAAGGCGACCAAATCTTGAGG GTGAACGGAAAGGACGTGGCGAACAAAGAACAAACGGAGAACCTGTTCGCCGAAACGAAAAACGCCGTGACCATTCTCGTCAGTCGATGCCTTTATCAG GGATCGCCGCTGCTTTCGCCGGACCATCTGCCTTCCTATCAGAACAGCCTGATCGAGCAGCTGATTcggcagcagcaacagcagacGGAGGAACGGACCAAAGACACGGAAGAGGACTGTTCGACGTTGaggccgccgccgccaccgcctcCACCGGTGCCCTGTCACACGCTTGGACACCAAGCAAACAACAACACCCCTTCTTCGAGCTGTTCTTCCCAAACGTCGCAAAAATCTTCCGGTAGAAACGCTGCGTCGCCTGCGCGACACGCGGATCACGATCGCAAGCAGTGGATGCAGGAGACGTTGAAGGATTGCTCGAAGAAGATGGAGGGTCTCTGTGTGCGCGGTCAATCGCAAACAGGTTGCGGAGGCGGAGGCGGAGGAGGAGGAACGATCGCGGTTAGGTTGGCAGACGCTTACTCGAATCACGTGTGGAGCGAAACAGAACACATCTACGAGACTATACCAGAGTCTGACAGCGAGCCGATCTACTCGTCGCCGTATGAACATCACAGACATTGGCATCATGCGAATCATACTTCTAGCGTCGTCGCTACTGCGCAGCCAACCATCACCACCGTCCCTCCGCCACCGACGACCATCGTCTCTACCATCGCGATCGCTATCACGACTACTGCAAATACCACCACGTCGAACACGGTAATTCAATACTCGCAGAATCAAGCGAACCAGAGTGGAAGATGGTACTGTTCGTCGAAGAGCAACAGCTCGGGCGAGGAGAAGGATAGCTCGAGCGCGTACAACACCGGAGAATCCTGCAACAGCAATCCGCTCACGTTAGAATTGCAACGCGGTGAAAGGGATCATCACAAAAGTACACTGGTGCTTTGCCCCCCGAAAGCGTTGGCTGtacagcaacaacagcagcagcagcaacaacagagGCTCGGTTGCACGTGCCCCGCGTTCACCAACAGACAGACAAGGAACCAATCGAACAAGAGAGGCTCGAGTTCTCATTATTACAGAGATCGTGCGACGGATCCAACCAACTTGCCTGCGGATACTATGTACACGAACATGGCTAACCTTCAGCAAACGATGCTTCTGCAACAGCAGCTGTTCAAGCAGGCTCTCGACCGGAGAAACTCGACCATCGGTGGATCTAGAGAGAGCAGCAGCGTTACCGCGGTCGCTGCCGGTGGCACTGCGAAAAAGTCCAGGTCTCATGGTAATTTTCAAGCACCGAATTTGACTCGGTACCAGTTTGTCGGCAGTCAACAGGTGTGCGCGTCCAGTTCCTGGATACCCCCGGAGGACAAAGCGAACGACGTGCAGATGGAGTGGAAAGTGAAGAGGAGAGCGGACGGAACCAGGTACATCGCTCGGAGGCCAGTCAGGAATCGCATTCTGAGAAATAGGGCGATCAAAATATCGGAAGAGCGAGCCGGTCACAGCACGGAAGACGACACCATGTCGGAAGTGAAG GTTGGCAGATACTGGACCAAGGAGGAACGTAAGAGACAGCTGGAACGTGCTCGCGAACGCAAACAGAGACAACAAGAACTTCAGctgcagcaacagcaacagcaacaacttcaacaacagcagcaacaacagcaacaacagctTCAAATGCAGCAGACCAACGAATTGTTGACGTGCGAGCATGGCGAGCACGAGAAGCTTCCGAAGAAACCGTTGAATATCGTGGAACTGAGTCACAAAAAAATGGCTCGTAAAAAGAACACCCTGGACGATTTCACTACCGTTCAGGAGATGTTGGTTCATGGAAACAGAATCGGTAGCGCGGGAGGTCCCGGTACCGGTGGCAAACTGATGGGTCTTCTTTCGGTAACGACCGTTTGA
- the Slip1 gene encoding SLo interacting protein 1 isoform X1 has translation MDFVILKVNGQDVSNSSHEDAVRCFQSAQEPIIVEVLRRQPTQQQQQQQHSQRTGWKEQESRSTEPEKEWERTAEGGNKRDQHAINTCPNLVSTAVQTDWAGLLETEEEELLPVVDEQPNDSFEDFLAHDIDFEEVTLRKAGSAEKLGLTVCYSSGSGSEDADTEVYISEIVPESLAARDGRLREGDQILRVNGKDVANKEQTENLFAETKNAVTILVSRCLYQEDDYKERRVYPRGSPLLSPDHLPSYQNSLIEQLIRQQQQQTEERTKDTEEDCSTLRPPPPPPPPVPCHTLGHQANNNTPSSSCSSQTSQKSSGRNAASPARHADHDRKQWMQETLKDCSKKMEGLCVRGQSQTGCGGGGGGGGTIAVRLADAYSNHVWSETEHIYETIPESDSEPIYSSPYEHHRHWHHANHTSSVVATAQPTITTVPPPPTTIVSTIAIAITTTANTTTSNTVIQYSQNQANQSGRWYCSSKSNSSGEEKDSSSAYNTGESCNSNPLTLELQRGERDHHKSTLVLCPPKALAVQQQQQQQQQQRLGCTCPAFTNRQTRNQSNKRGSSSHYYRDRATDPTNLPADTMYTNMANLQQTMLLQQQLFKQALDRRNSTIGGSRESSSVTAVAAGGTAKKSRSHGNFQAPNLTRYQFVGSQQVCASSSWIPPEDKANDVQMEWKVKRRADGTRYIARRPVRNRILRNRAIKISEERAGHSTEDDTMSEVKVGRYWTKEERKRQLERARERKQRQQELQLQQQQQQQLQQQQQQQQQQLQMQQTNELLTCEHGEHEKLPKKPLNIVELSHKKMARKKNTLDDFTTVQEMLVHGNRIGSAGGPGTGGKLMGLLSVTTV, from the exons GTAAATGGTCAAGATGTATCGAACTCGAGTCACGAAGACGCAGTGCGTTGCTTTCAATCGGCCCAAGAACCGATCATCGTCGAGGTATTGCGACGACAGCCAActcaacagcaacaacagcaacagcataGTCAGCGAACCGGATGGAAGGAACAGGAGAGTCGAAGCACAGAACCGGAGAAAGAATGGGAGAGAACGGCCGAAGGTGGCAATAAACGCGATCAACACGCGATCAACACCTGTCCGAATCTGGTGTCGACCGCGGTACAGACCGACTGGGCCGGACTTCTCGAGACCGAGGAAGAAGAACTGCTGCCGGTCGTCGACGAGCAGCCAAACGACAGTTTCGAGGACTTTCTCGCGCACGACATCGATTTCGAG GAGGTGACGTTGCGGAAGGCGGGCAGCGCCGAGAAGCTAGGACTCACGGTGTGTTACAGTTCCGGATCCGGCAGCGAAGACGCCGACACCGAGGTCTACATCTCGGAAATAGTTCCTGAAAGTCTGGCAGCGCGCGATGGCCGATTGCGAGAAGGCGACCAAATCTTGAGG GTGAACGGAAAGGACGTGGCGAACAAAGAACAAACGGAGAACCTGTTCGCCGAAACGAAAAACGCCGTGACCATTCTCGTCAGTCGATGCCTTTATCAG GAGGACGATTACAAGGAGAGGCGCGTGTACCCTCGG GGATCGCCGCTGCTTTCGCCGGACCATCTGCCTTCCTATCAGAACAGCCTGATCGAGCAGCTGATTcggcagcagcaacagcagacGGAGGAACGGACCAAAGACACGGAAGAGGACTGTTCGACGTTGaggccgccgccgccaccgcctcCACCGGTGCCCTGTCACACGCTTGGACACCAAGCAAACAACAACACCCCTTCTTCGAGCTGTTCTTCCCAAACGTCGCAAAAATCTTCCGGTAGAAACGCTGCGTCGCCTGCGCGACACGCGGATCACGATCGCAAGCAGTGGATGCAGGAGACGTTGAAGGATTGCTCGAAGAAGATGGAGGGTCTCTGTGTGCGCGGTCAATCGCAAACAGGTTGCGGAGGCGGAGGCGGAGGAGGAGGAACGATCGCGGTTAGGTTGGCAGACGCTTACTCGAATCACGTGTGGAGCGAAACAGAACACATCTACGAGACTATACCAGAGTCTGACAGCGAGCCGATCTACTCGTCGCCGTATGAACATCACAGACATTGGCATCATGCGAATCATACTTCTAGCGTCGTCGCTACTGCGCAGCCAACCATCACCACCGTCCCTCCGCCACCGACGACCATCGTCTCTACCATCGCGATCGCTATCACGACTACTGCAAATACCACCACGTCGAACACGGTAATTCAATACTCGCAGAATCAAGCGAACCAGAGTGGAAGATGGTACTGTTCGTCGAAGAGCAACAGCTCGGGCGAGGAGAAGGATAGCTCGAGCGCGTACAACACCGGAGAATCCTGCAACAGCAATCCGCTCACGTTAGAATTGCAACGCGGTGAAAGGGATCATCACAAAAGTACACTGGTGCTTTGCCCCCCGAAAGCGTTGGCTGtacagcaacaacagcagcagcagcaacaacagagGCTCGGTTGCACGTGCCCCGCGTTCACCAACAGACAGACAAGGAACCAATCGAACAAGAGAGGCTCGAGTTCTCATTATTACAGAGATCGTGCGACGGATCCAACCAACTTGCCTGCGGATACTATGTACACGAACATGGCTAACCTTCAGCAAACGATGCTTCTGCAACAGCAGCTGTTCAAGCAGGCTCTCGACCGGAGAAACTCGACCATCGGTGGATCTAGAGAGAGCAGCAGCGTTACCGCGGTCGCTGCCGGTGGCACTGCGAAAAAGTCCAGGTCTCATGGTAATTTTCAAGCACCGAATTTGACTCGGTACCAGTTTGTCGGCAGTCAACAGGTGTGCGCGTCCAGTTCCTGGATACCCCCGGAGGACAAAGCGAACGACGTGCAGATGGAGTGGAAAGTGAAGAGGAGAGCGGACGGAACCAGGTACATCGCTCGGAGGCCAGTCAGGAATCGCATTCTGAGAAATAGGGCGATCAAAATATCGGAAGAGCGAGCCGGTCACAGCACGGAAGACGACACCATGTCGGAAGTGAAG GTTGGCAGATACTGGACCAAGGAGGAACGTAAGAGACAGCTGGAACGTGCTCGCGAACGCAAACAGAGACAACAAGAACTTCAGctgcagcaacagcaacagcaacaacttcaacaacagcagcaacaacagcaacaacagctTCAAATGCAGCAGACCAACGAATTGTTGACGTGCGAGCATGGCGAGCACGAGAAGCTTCCGAAGAAACCGTTGAATATCGTGGAACTGAGTCACAAAAAAATGGCTCGTAAAAAGAACACCCTGGACGATTTCACTACCGTTCAGGAGATGTTGGTTCATGGAAACAGAATCGGTAGCGCGGGAGGTCCCGGTACCGGTGGCAAACTGATGGGTCTTCTTTCGGTAACGACCGTTTGA
- the Ipo9 gene encoding importin 9 isoform X1 yields the protein MDVQGSLREALYETLSGILSPHTETRQAAEQRIQALEVTEEFGIHLTEFVVDPNGHLPIRQLASVLLKQYVETHWSSVAEKFRPPEIKYATKERIKELLPIGLRESISKVRAAVAYAISAIAHWDWPENWLGLFDILVSCLSGESEYAVHGAMRVLTEFTSDLTDNQLPNVGPVILQEMYRIFQSENQYSIRIRGRAVEIFTTIASLVAVTELFQKGFAEQYLQPVIPMFCEKFVYCLRLPDGSTCDSGLKTDVIKAINCLVTRLPKYIATFLPQMLPPFWETLVQSAKLYQEEFVNGEGDTNEKEVDSDGEIINFNNLIIAIFEFVHSIVDRKRFSNLLDSFLQEVMYYLIIFMQITDDQIELWTTNPNQFVEEEDVLTYNVRISAQELLTALVNYSEEKAVNALCEVVTRHIEATSRLQTANNGSGNSETCWKLRESSILALSKVKDIVVERHKTGMLQFDIIRFLDTIVLATLKDSGSPPLLLGRCLCIGGKYAEIMPPEMSSRFLEATVNGLQENQPSCIRISAVKAIYWFCKASVAENNNTLGNIIRSHLPNIFQGLFNIANQTSTEIFTLVMETFQVLVSLDKAFTASVENKICPLTIAAFLKFYSDHDILYMCQDIFKNLTQNPDCIGPLQTRLIPTLTSMMAVSPMDKLKDERCRNVALDVLQVLVHYSPKPLSSALVETAFPAACHCILNSEDNETLQSGGEVIRAYLSVAARQVTVHRDNDGQTGLQYILQIIAQLLNPQSSEFTATFVGRLVTTLIRKAGNTLGENLDLLLKAVLSKMQRAQTLTVVQSLLMVYAHLINTEFDAVLNFLSTVPGPTGQSALTFVLSEWVTRQHLFFGKYDRKVATVALCKILEYGVTHDDSRLNEIIVRGDQVFPGNEEGVRTRSKAESQPYHWTTIPVLVKIFKLIINELSNDIEAIAAGHDTDDSYNDEDEDEVTYLDPGYENMIVLGETVPETEEDEDDPDLLQDSIYHLNLNQYLQDFLLNFSTHHCFPAYIQHLNIPERKILSSLNINASFMQ from the exons ATGGACGTTCAAGGTTCACTGAGAGAAGCTTTGTATGAAACTTTAAGTGGTATTTTGTCTCCTCATACAGAGACTCGTCAAGCAGCAGAACAGAGAATTCAAGCATTAGAAGTGACAGAAGAATTTGGTATACATTTAACGGAATTTGTAGTAGATCCAAATGGGCATTTACCTATTAGACAGTTAGCTTCTGTATTGTTAAAGCAATATGTTGAAACTCATTGGTCTTCCGTGGCTGAGAAATTTCGGCCTCCTGAAATAAAGTATGCAACAAAGGAAAGAATCAAAGAGTTACTGCCAATAGGTCTCCGTGAGTCCATTAGTAAG GTACGTGCAGCAGTAGCTTATGCGATATCAGCAATTGCACACTGGGACTGGCCAGAAAATTGGCTCGGTTTGTTTGATATACTTGTCAGCTGTTTAAGCGGGGAAAGCGAGTATGCCGTTCATGGAGCTATGCGGGTTTTAACAGAATTTACTTCAGACCTTACCGATAACCAGTTGCCTAATGTGGGACCAGTAATCCTTCAAGAAATGTATAGAATATTTCAAAGTGAAAAT CAATATTCCATTAGAATTCGTGGTCGTGCCGTTGAAATTTTTACGACGATCGCGTCATTAGTTGCTGTTACGGAACTGTTCCAAAAAGGATTTGCGGAGCAATATTTACAGCCCGTTATACCCATGTTTTGTGAAAAATTCGTTTACTGTTTACGACTGCCTGATGGTTCAACTTGCGATAGTGGTCTTAAAACTGATGTTATCAAAGCTATAAATTGCCTAGTTACCAGATTACCTAAATACATCGCAACTTTTTTACCTCAAATGCTACCGCCCTTTTGGGAAACTTTAGTGCAAAGCGCGAAGCTTTATCAGGAAGAATTTGTAAATGGCGAGGGAGATACAAACGAGAAGGAAGTTGATTCAGATG gtgaaataattaattttaataatttgatcATTGCCATATTCGAGTTTGTTCATTCTATTGTGGATCGTAAACGATTCTCAAATCTTTTGGATAGTTTCTTACAAGAAGTAATgtattatttaatcatttttatgcaaataacCGACGATCAAATTGAATTATGGACAACTAACCCCAACCAGTTTGTGGAGGAAGAGGACGTACTGACTTACAATGTTCGTATTTCAGCGCAAGAACTCTTAACG GCTTTAGTAAATTATTCTGAGGAAAAAGCGGTAAATGCACTTTGCGAGGTTGTAACGCGTCACATCGAAGCAACTAGTAGATTACAGACTGCAAATAATGGAAGCGGAAACAGTGAAACGTGTTGGAAATTACGAGAATCGTCTATTTTAGCCCtaagtaaagtaaaagatatcgTTGTGGAGAGGCATAAAACTGGAATGCTTCAATTCGATATTATTAGATTTTTAGATACGATCGTTTTAGCTACTTTAAAGGATTCAG GTTCACCGCCGTTACTTCTTGGCCGTTGTTTGTGTATTGGTGGCAAATACGCTGAAATAATGCCACCAGAAATGAGTTCACGTTTCCTGGAGGCAACTGTTAATGGTTTACAGGAGAATCAGCCTTCGTGTATCCGCATCAGTGCAGTAAAAGCTATTTACTGGTTTTGCAAAGCTTCAGTGGCGGAGAATAACAATACTCTCGGCAATATTATACGATCGCATTTGCCGAACATATTTCAAGGACTTTTCAATATAGCTAATCAAACATCCACGGAAATTTTTACACTAGTAATGGAAACTTTTCAAGTGTTGGTTTCG TTGGACAAAGCATTTACCGCTTCAGTAGAAAATAAGATTTGCCCCTTAACTATCGCTGCATTTTTGAAGTTCTATAGCGATCATGATATTTTGTACATGTGTCAAGACATATTCAAAAATCTGACACAAAATCCTGACTGTATAGGACCATTACAAACACGTTTGATACCAACGTTAACCAGTATGATGGCCGTATCGCCTATGGATAAATTAAAAGACG AGAGATGTCGGAACGTAGCTCTAGATGTTTTGCAAGTATTGGTGCATTACTCTCCTAAACCACTGAGCAGCGCGTTAGTCGAAACTGCATTTCCTGCTGCGTGCCACTGTATTCTGAATTCGGAAGACAACGAAACGTTGCAAAGTGGCGGGGAAGTGATACGAGCTTACCTATCGGTCGCGGCTCGGCAGGTGACGGTACATCGAGACAATGACGGTCAAACGGGTTTACAATACATACTGCAGATCATTGCTCAGCTATTGAACCCGCAG TCGAGCGAGTTTACAGCGACTTTTGTCGGACGATTGGTGACGACGTTGATTAGGAAAGCGGGAAACACATTGGGCGAAAATCTCGATCTATTATTGAAGGCTGTGTTGAGCAAAATGCAGCGAGCTCAGACGTTGACTGTGGTACAAAGTTTGCTCATGGTATACGCTCATCTCATAAACACAGAGTTTGACGCTGTCCTAAATTTTCTATCAACCGTACCCGGTCCGACAGGACAAAGCGCTCTCACTTTCGTGCTCTCCGAATGGGTCACAAGGCAACACCTGTTTTTCGGTAAATACGACCGAAAGGTAGCAACGGTCGCGCTTTGCAAGATATTGGAGTACGGCGTTACTCACGACGATAGTCGATTGAACGAGATCATAGTCAGGGGAGACCAAGTATTCCCAG GAAACGAAGAAGGCGTGAGGACTAGGAGTAAAGCCGAATCACAGCCTTATCACTGGACCACTATACCTGTTTTGGTGAAAATATTCAAGCTGATAATCAACGAGTTATCGAACGACATCGAAGCGATCGCCGCTGGTCATGACACGGAT GATTCATACAacgacgaagacgaagatgaggtcACCTACTTAGATCCTGGCTACGAAAATATGATAG TACTTGGAGAAACTGTGCCCGAAACTGAGGAAGACGAGGACGATCCGGACTTGCTGCAAGATTCCATCTATCACTTGAATCTGAATCAATATTTGCAAGACTTCCTATTAAATTTTTCGACTCACCATTGTTTTCCGGCATACATTCAGCATCTAAATATTCCGGAACGAAAGATTTTAAGCAGTTTAAACATCAACGCATCGTTCATGCAATAG
- the Ipo9 gene encoding importin 9 isoform X2: MCSETRQAAEQRIQALEVTEEFGIHLTEFVVDPNGHLPIRQLASVLLKQYVETHWSSVAEKFRPPEIKYATKERIKELLPIGLRESISKVRAAVAYAISAIAHWDWPENWLGLFDILVSCLSGESEYAVHGAMRVLTEFTSDLTDNQLPNVGPVILQEMYRIFQSENQYSIRIRGRAVEIFTTIASLVAVTELFQKGFAEQYLQPVIPMFCEKFVYCLRLPDGSTCDSGLKTDVIKAINCLVTRLPKYIATFLPQMLPPFWETLVQSAKLYQEEFVNGEGDTNEKEVDSDGEIINFNNLIIAIFEFVHSIVDRKRFSNLLDSFLQEVMYYLIIFMQITDDQIELWTTNPNQFVEEEDVLTYNVRISAQELLTALVNYSEEKAVNALCEVVTRHIEATSRLQTANNGSGNSETCWKLRESSILALSKVKDIVVERHKTGMLQFDIIRFLDTIVLATLKDSGSPPLLLGRCLCIGGKYAEIMPPEMSSRFLEATVNGLQENQPSCIRISAVKAIYWFCKASVAENNNTLGNIIRSHLPNIFQGLFNIANQTSTEIFTLVMETFQVLVSLDKAFTASVENKICPLTIAAFLKFYSDHDILYMCQDIFKNLTQNPDCIGPLQTRLIPTLTSMMAVSPMDKLKDERCRNVALDVLQVLVHYSPKPLSSALVETAFPAACHCILNSEDNETLQSGGEVIRAYLSVAARQVTVHRDNDGQTGLQYILQIIAQLLNPQSSEFTATFVGRLVTTLIRKAGNTLGENLDLLLKAVLSKMQRAQTLTVVQSLLMVYAHLINTEFDAVLNFLSTVPGPTGQSALTFVLSEWVTRQHLFFGKYDRKVATVALCKILEYGVTHDDSRLNEIIVRGDQVFPGNEEGVRTRSKAESQPYHWTTIPVLVKIFKLIINELSNDIEAIAAGHDTDDSYNDEDEDEVTYLDPGYENMIVLGETVPETEEDEDDPDLLQDSIYHLNLNQYLQDFLLNFSTHHCFPAYIQHLNIPERKILSSLNINASFMQ, translated from the exons ATGTGCTCAG AGACTCGTCAAGCAGCAGAACAGAGAATTCAAGCATTAGAAGTGACAGAAGAATTTGGTATACATTTAACGGAATTTGTAGTAGATCCAAATGGGCATTTACCTATTAGACAGTTAGCTTCTGTATTGTTAAAGCAATATGTTGAAACTCATTGGTCTTCCGTGGCTGAGAAATTTCGGCCTCCTGAAATAAAGTATGCAACAAAGGAAAGAATCAAAGAGTTACTGCCAATAGGTCTCCGTGAGTCCATTAGTAAG GTACGTGCAGCAGTAGCTTATGCGATATCAGCAATTGCACACTGGGACTGGCCAGAAAATTGGCTCGGTTTGTTTGATATACTTGTCAGCTGTTTAAGCGGGGAAAGCGAGTATGCCGTTCATGGAGCTATGCGGGTTTTAACAGAATTTACTTCAGACCTTACCGATAACCAGTTGCCTAATGTGGGACCAGTAATCCTTCAAGAAATGTATAGAATATTTCAAAGTGAAAAT CAATATTCCATTAGAATTCGTGGTCGTGCCGTTGAAATTTTTACGACGATCGCGTCATTAGTTGCTGTTACGGAACTGTTCCAAAAAGGATTTGCGGAGCAATATTTACAGCCCGTTATACCCATGTTTTGTGAAAAATTCGTTTACTGTTTACGACTGCCTGATGGTTCAACTTGCGATAGTGGTCTTAAAACTGATGTTATCAAAGCTATAAATTGCCTAGTTACCAGATTACCTAAATACATCGCAACTTTTTTACCTCAAATGCTACCGCCCTTTTGGGAAACTTTAGTGCAAAGCGCGAAGCTTTATCAGGAAGAATTTGTAAATGGCGAGGGAGATACAAACGAGAAGGAAGTTGATTCAGATG gtgaaataattaattttaataatttgatcATTGCCATATTCGAGTTTGTTCATTCTATTGTGGATCGTAAACGATTCTCAAATCTTTTGGATAGTTTCTTACAAGAAGTAATgtattatttaatcatttttatgcaaataacCGACGATCAAATTGAATTATGGACAACTAACCCCAACCAGTTTGTGGAGGAAGAGGACGTACTGACTTACAATGTTCGTATTTCAGCGCAAGAACTCTTAACG GCTTTAGTAAATTATTCTGAGGAAAAAGCGGTAAATGCACTTTGCGAGGTTGTAACGCGTCACATCGAAGCAACTAGTAGATTACAGACTGCAAATAATGGAAGCGGAAACAGTGAAACGTGTTGGAAATTACGAGAATCGTCTATTTTAGCCCtaagtaaagtaaaagatatcgTTGTGGAGAGGCATAAAACTGGAATGCTTCAATTCGATATTATTAGATTTTTAGATACGATCGTTTTAGCTACTTTAAAGGATTCAG GTTCACCGCCGTTACTTCTTGGCCGTTGTTTGTGTATTGGTGGCAAATACGCTGAAATAATGCCACCAGAAATGAGTTCACGTTTCCTGGAGGCAACTGTTAATGGTTTACAGGAGAATCAGCCTTCGTGTATCCGCATCAGTGCAGTAAAAGCTATTTACTGGTTTTGCAAAGCTTCAGTGGCGGAGAATAACAATACTCTCGGCAATATTATACGATCGCATTTGCCGAACATATTTCAAGGACTTTTCAATATAGCTAATCAAACATCCACGGAAATTTTTACACTAGTAATGGAAACTTTTCAAGTGTTGGTTTCG TTGGACAAAGCATTTACCGCTTCAGTAGAAAATAAGATTTGCCCCTTAACTATCGCTGCATTTTTGAAGTTCTATAGCGATCATGATATTTTGTACATGTGTCAAGACATATTCAAAAATCTGACACAAAATCCTGACTGTATAGGACCATTACAAACACGTTTGATACCAACGTTAACCAGTATGATGGCCGTATCGCCTATGGATAAATTAAAAGACG AGAGATGTCGGAACGTAGCTCTAGATGTTTTGCAAGTATTGGTGCATTACTCTCCTAAACCACTGAGCAGCGCGTTAGTCGAAACTGCATTTCCTGCTGCGTGCCACTGTATTCTGAATTCGGAAGACAACGAAACGTTGCAAAGTGGCGGGGAAGTGATACGAGCTTACCTATCGGTCGCGGCTCGGCAGGTGACGGTACATCGAGACAATGACGGTCAAACGGGTTTACAATACATACTGCAGATCATTGCTCAGCTATTGAACCCGCAG TCGAGCGAGTTTACAGCGACTTTTGTCGGACGATTGGTGACGACGTTGATTAGGAAAGCGGGAAACACATTGGGCGAAAATCTCGATCTATTATTGAAGGCTGTGTTGAGCAAAATGCAGCGAGCTCAGACGTTGACTGTGGTACAAAGTTTGCTCATGGTATACGCTCATCTCATAAACACAGAGTTTGACGCTGTCCTAAATTTTCTATCAACCGTACCCGGTCCGACAGGACAAAGCGCTCTCACTTTCGTGCTCTCCGAATGGGTCACAAGGCAACACCTGTTTTTCGGTAAATACGACCGAAAGGTAGCAACGGTCGCGCTTTGCAAGATATTGGAGTACGGCGTTACTCACGACGATAGTCGATTGAACGAGATCATAGTCAGGGGAGACCAAGTATTCCCAG GAAACGAAGAAGGCGTGAGGACTAGGAGTAAAGCCGAATCACAGCCTTATCACTGGACCACTATACCTGTTTTGGTGAAAATATTCAAGCTGATAATCAACGAGTTATCGAACGACATCGAAGCGATCGCCGCTGGTCATGACACGGAT GATTCATACAacgacgaagacgaagatgaggtcACCTACTTAGATCCTGGCTACGAAAATATGATAG TACTTGGAGAAACTGTGCCCGAAACTGAGGAAGACGAGGACGATCCGGACTTGCTGCAAGATTCCATCTATCACTTGAATCTGAATCAATATTTGCAAGACTTCCTATTAAATTTTTCGACTCACCATTGTTTTCCGGCATACATTCAGCATCTAAATATTCCGGAACGAAAGATTTTAAGCAGTTTAAACATCAACGCATCGTTCATGCAATAG